A region of the Lycium barbarum isolate Lr01 chromosome 1, ASM1917538v2, whole genome shotgun sequence genome:
gctcggtggttagccccgggtacccgtcatggcccctagttgggtcgtgacaccctaaTTACAAGTCTTGCCTAATATTTATCAATTGTACAATCAGGTCTCAATTTCTTTTTAAATATCCACTTGCTACTTATGGGTCTAGAACCTTTAAGCAAATCATGCAAGTCCTAAGTGTGATTAGAAACTATAGAGTATAATTCACTTTTAATGGCCTCTTTCCAAAACATAGCATCTATTGACCTCATCGCTTCATCATAAGTTTTAGGGTCTTCCTCCATTAAGTAAATAGACACTAATTCATCATTTAAAACATTAATATCACAATTCTCAGTCAAGAAAGCAGTAATAAAATCAGGACCAAAACTAGTCTCAATTCTACGTCTTTTACTTCTTCTAAGTTCAATTTCATGCTCATTATCAACAATATTAGAAGAAGGCACAAGATGAGACTTAACAGATATAGATGTAGAAGCATTATTTTTCACATCACTAGGTACATTATTTTTCAATGGGAAAACATGCTCAAAAAATTCTACATCTCTAGATTCACAAATAAAATAATCATTCAAAGACATAAATCTATAAGCAGCACTATTTTGAGCATAACCAATAAAAACAGTATCAAAAGTTCTAGATCCTACATTTACCCATTTGAAATCAGGTAGACCAACTTTAGCcaaaacacccccacactttcaaAAACTTCAAGTTAGGGGAAAACCCTTTCCACAACTCATATGGAGTCTGGTATAAATTCTTATGAGGGAATCTATTAAGAATATAATAGGCAGACAAAACAGTTTCCCCCCACATGTTGTCAGACAGACCCGAACTTAAAAGCATAGAGTTCATTATTTCCTTAAGGGTTCGGTTTTTGCATTCAGATACACCATTTTGTTAAGGAGTATAGGGAGCACTAACTTCATGTATCACACCATTTTTCTCACAAAAAGCCTCTAGAGTATTGATACTATATTCACCGCCCCTATCAGATCTAAGTCTCTTGGTTTTTTTGTCTGATTGGTTTTCTACTTCTGCTTTGAATTTCAAAAACATGCTCTCTGCCTCATCTTTAGACTTAAGAAGATATACCTTAGTGTATATCAAAAAAAGTAATGTAATACTTCTTTCCACCTTTACTAACTGTGTTCTTAAAATTAGCTAAGTCTGGATGTACTAGTTCACGCAATTCTGTCCTTCTACTAGTAACAGATTTGAATGGTTTCTTAGCATGTTTTTCTTCTCTACACACAGGATATTTAGAAAATTCATCAACTTTTACCGCAGGGATTAATTccatttttctaagtcttttAATAGAAGCAATATTAACATGACCTAGTCTATCATGCCATAAATCAACAGACTTAGCAATATAAGCAGAACTGGAAATATTTTCATTATTGATAAGCTCTTGAACAATGTTCAATACAAATAAACCCCCACTAAGATACCCCTTCCCAACAAAGTCTCCTCCACgagaaataattattttatcaGCTTCAAAAACAAGTTTAAGGCCTGCTTTGTTGAGAAGCGCTCTAGAAACTAAGTTTATACGAAGGGAGGGTACATACAGAACATTGTTCAAGGCTAAAATTTTTCCAGAAGTTAACTTAAGTAGGCTTTTTCCTTTACCCATAACTCCAACAGAAGTAGAGTTACCCATGTAAACACACTCGCCATCAGTACACTCCTCAAAGTTATGAAACAGCTCCTTATTAGCGCAAAGATGCCTTGAAGCACCTGTGTCCAGAACCCAATCAATCTTGTTAGCCACCAGATTCGCCTCAATGATCACAGCAGCAATAACTTCATTTCCCTCAGAAAGATTGGCTTGGGCAGCACCTTGTCCTCCCTACTTTGAGTTTTGCCCTGTCTTTGATTACACTGAGCAGCCCTGTGACCAAGTTTCCCACAGACGAAACAAGGTCCCTTGAACTTCTGGATTTGGCTCTCCGGCTTATTGAATTGATTCTTCTTCTTCCTATTTCCCTTTTTCGAGACTTTCTTCTGTTTGTCTTTGAACCTGTCTTTCACAACAGTACCAGAAGTTTCCACAAGGTTAGCTTTAGGAGAATTAAGGGAAAGAGCTTCCAGCTTATCTTTAAGACGGTTAGCCTCCTCAGTCCTCATGTGACTGATCAGTTCCTAAAGGGTCAAGTCCTTCTTCTTATGCTTCAGTTGATTCCTGTAATCACTCCAAGAAGGTGGAAATTTCTCAAGCAAAACATTAGCCTGACAAACCTCACACATCTTCATGCCCTCGGTCAGAACAGCCGCAGTCAAGTTCTCATACTCATGAACCTGTTCCATAATTGGCTTATTGTCAACCATCTGGAACTTAATCCATCGGCCAACAACATACTTTTTCTTCCCTGCATCATCAACACCATATTTCTTTTCCAAACTGTCCCATATTTCCTTAGCAGATTTGTTAGTAACAAATAAATCAAACAGAGGGTTAGTCATATGGTTCAACAGATGTCCTCTAACAGTTTTGTTATCTTTTTCAAATTTCTTTTTAGCAGCATCATCAGTAACAACAGTAGCAGAACTATTTGAAACATCAGTAACAACGTTTGGAACATCAACAGGCGGTGCGTCAAACAAAACATAGTCAACTTCTAATTGTTCAAAGAAAATCAAAAGTTTTTTAGACCAGCGTTTAAAATTGTTTCCATCCAAAGGTTCAAGTTTTGAAAAATCTGGAAGAGTTTTGTTTGAAGAAATATCCATCTGATCAGTATTGTAAGAAATTGCTTTCAAATTGTTAGTAAAATGTTACAGATCAGTtacaaggaaaagaaaaaaacaaattaTTAAACCACAGCTGTGTCGTGGCAAGCCACTGCCTTGAAAACGATTTTCGGACCGACCAGGATGCAAATTGTTTAGCCCGGTACGCTCCCTAAGGTTCCACAACAACTCCCGAATACCTGCACTGGTGGTTGAAAGTATAGAGCTTGCACAAAACTGTTGGCCAGAAACTAGAAAGAGAAAAAAGTATGAAGAAGAGAAGAGTTTGTGTTTTTTTCTGTGTATCTCACCAAGGCAGACCTAAAGAATGTATGGGTATAGAAAATGATCGTTCAGATAAAAGGAAATAAATCAACCAACGGTTATGACCATAATGGCTGAATAATTGTATAGGTTACAAATCTGAATAATCAATTCCCTGGGATGAATCTGGACACATTAAGGTAAGGATGTATTTGGACAGTTTCTAGTAAGTATGTACTTGGACAATTCTGGataaacccaaaatatcaaaaaataatattttgcaaAACAAGATTTAATTTGGGCCTCACGTATACCTCGCGCACAGTGGGGGCGGGGGGCGCAAATTCATCACTTTTGCCTACTCAGCCCAATTCTCATGTGCGCGAGGCCTATCTCTTGTTCTAGCCCTAACCCAACAACCCACAATTCAATATAAGGAGGAAAGAAAGACTTTCCTCCACCTATGTGGGACGTTTGCACTTTATAGAAGAGAAAAGATGAGTAAGGAAAAAAGAACCACAAAGAAACTTTGGCTTTGCATTACCAACATAGAATTGACTAGAATGGCAATAATAACTCTCGCAGCCATATATTTTGAATAAGAAGCTCTGTAAACATGGCAGAATCCATCAAGAGAAGAACCAATTTCCTCGTTGAGAAGGTAAGCATCATTAGTGTTTGGATCAATGATGGTCTTGCCAAATTTTGCTGGATGATAATATTTTGGTAATTTTGGAGACTTTGGCGTTCTTACTCTTAGCATATTTTCTTGGAGCAAAGAATGAGAATTTCAGAAAATTTTGATTGGTTTGAGGAGGAAGAGAAGAAGATGAGAAAAGAGACTTTGGGTAGTTATTTTTGCGCACCTAATTGGTTCAAGAAGCACTTATTATACCTGCCCTctattagagcctgtttggattggcttattttaagtgtttttaagccaaaataacttttctttttgtcttttaATTTTTACTTGTTAGTTTTCTTCGTTTTGTTAGCTTAAATGGGCAAGAAATTTGTACATTACCTATGGTAATTTCACCGCAAGAAACTGATAATAACTCTTGGGCGGGAAGCGGGGAGACAAAACACTTGGGAGTATCATATTATTAGCTAAAAACTAGTGCTCCCTCCTTCCCAATATGCTCAAACTAGTATCATATTATTAGAACCTGCGCGGTGCGCGGAAAAcactaaaaagaaaaaattaatcaTAACAAATTGTATTATGGTTCGTGTGAGCATATTgaagttgaaaaggttaaaaggGAGAACATAATTTGGGAAACATAAAACGTAAAACTATTATATGCGTCAAaacaaataaaatacataataactgAATGAAAATGTATTTAATAGTAGAGATCTAGTAGCTCAATTGGTTGACTACCTGAAcgttcaccttgttggtgaggattcgaatccccacattgtaatcccctccccatttccccttcccctaccccctatgtaataaaaaaaatgtatttaataatgtcaaattAAATTATAAAAACTTCTCAAATATATTATGTTTCTTtcttcatttattatttgtacacCATCTTCGTTAAATTTTAAATTCATCATGTACTTGTTACTCAAGAAAGACAGAGTGAAACATAAAATACTCGAGTGTAACATATATCTTCAGAAATAGCCACACATGAAATGATTCGTCTGAATTTTTGTTAATGAACACGGCAAAAAGGTGATGCGATTGAAAATTGTCTTCACTTGAATTAACTAAAATGATATTGTTGCATTAGATAGAGCATTATACATTATTGTTGGGTTGATCGAATTTTTTCTCGAAAcacattcttttaaaaaaaatcttatttcaaTTACCCATTTCTAAAGTCTTGTGATTTTTAATCTCGTTCCATTACAAAATTGTCATCTTCTTAGTCTTTACCTGTGCAATATTTATTTTACTCGATTATAAAATTGTCATCTTCTTAGCCTTACCCGTGCAATATTTATGTTACTCGTACATTATCTCAATCCACCTTTATTTGTACATACCTCTTTAAATTTAATTTATCGCTTTAGTGGTTTACTTACatgtaggggtgttcatggttcggtttggatcggttattggttaaaaccataaccaaaccaatttagtcggtttttaaatgtctaaaaccataaccaaaccaagtaaaataataaccaccggtttggttattgtcggtttggttcggtttttcggtttatgactagccgtgacaattcaaatattctctctctacattcttcaaatttcttatgaaactctttattcctcatagcccacaagggtgaactttgctgcatattgagggaaagacacgttgttggcaaatcaggtggaccaaacttgcaacgcagtttagattcaaaacAACAAGTCAAACAgatgtttcaaaatacaaacaacccttatgtTTATGACTTATTAGGGGtgggcttggattgttggacatattcttttaagacatggaccttaaaaataagtagaccaaaattaaattaataattaaaaggtataaaatatctttaattatttatgaaaagataatattatacatataaataattataaattttatgtatataattatcggtttggttcggttatttattcggttattttttactataaccataaccaaacaaaatattatcggtttttcaaatttaaaaccaaaccaaatcaaactaaaccaaatgtcggttattttattcggtttggttaaattttcggtttggttttggttttaaccaaaactgtgaacagcctTACTTACATGTCATATTCTAGATTAAATtgcaatttttaaattttttattgtaTAAATAGAAGTCATTTTATGATGAGTTTGTTACAAAATATAGCGTCATGCTTTTGGTAATACGTGTATAAGtagttaaattttattttcttttactttcaaCACAAACATTTGAGTTGTAATTGTGATTATACAAATTATCTACATGAGAAtttattagcttgccacttgaTTTATTTTCcatactcactactctgcttttAATACAATGTAGATAtatctaaacttttttttttacacttgaaataaAATATTCTCTTACTTTTATTATATTGTTCGGTATTTAAGTTTATTAATAATATCTTTaagtattatttatttattttatttttataaattaattCAAAGTACAAATACCTCACAttatctttattttcttttcattACTCAATATTTTagctttttattttatattattaatattaGTTATCTGATCTTATAATCTTACACATTTATGACTTTTCTTATCATAATTTAAAACTCGCTCATCTCAAATTCAAATAAATCTTTTTGTCACATTCAAATTCAAATTATGTACAACAAATCTTTTTTTAACACTTGACATCACATATATATACCATTCTCTTTATTTATTGTTTGAAACATTTTAATTGGACATGCACTGATGCACATATACCATTCTCTTTTCAAATCAAATTCAAAATTAACTACAATCAATTCAAAAATTATCCTTCAATTCATTTAAAACAATAACACTCAATTCAAGCATGAATTGAAGATTATGCGGAGGAATACACTGAGTGATATGATACTACATAACAAACCAAAAATGTCACCATTAGCTTAGCAATTTGTATCCTTCGCTGAAAGCTCGATCCATGTATTTTTAAATACTTTCCTATTTCCTATGACACACTTCTTTTCATACATTTAGAACAATACCTTGAAACACTTTTCATTAAAGCACCTGCGAGCACTGTGGATTATCATTTAGAATATGTGTCATAAATGATAATTTGGAAAGAAATTTAATTGACCACGCAACTGTAAATACCAATTCAATCAATTATTAGATTAGTAGTAGCGAGAGAAAGTTTAAATATTAATTCAGATAATTTGTTGAAAGTTTAAAAGTTATACAAAATAATATTATTAATCCACATTTGGACCCAAAATATGTCGGTAAAaaatatcataaaaaaaaataaatgaGGAGCATGGATTTTTTactgatagactatgtaatagtctatgtaaatattgtaaatattctcttccttatgtatagtaataaggtcctataatttagcctagtatcattctgataggggatacctactttgtatataatgactttcatacatcaatacaaatcacggattgatttcctacatggtatcagactaggtttctcctaaaaaccctagcttcctaaaccctagccgtccacctccctcttctctcctaaccctagccgtagccgtagccgccaccccttcctcctccctcttctctcttcaatggctaacaacaaaaatttccattctgctttaaccgtcacgaatgtgaaatctttactcccaatcactctagacatggaaaccggccattatcacgaatgggcgacactattcaaagttctagcccgcgtccactccgtacttgaacacatcataccaccaactgacaccactgaactcaccgcgtacaacacaacaaaggcggctaaccttccgctctggaaacggctagatgcggtggtccttcaatggatatacgccacTGTATCtcatgatattcttacctctattctcgtggtggatgatgttgcagagaaggcttggaatcgagttgctcaacttttccaagatagCAAGCACTCAAGGGTagcgtaccttgaaactgaattcaccaccacaaaaatggccgacttcggctcggttatgacctattataataggctcaagtctctcgcgaaccagcttgccaacgtggggtcgccggtgtccgaccaacgtatggtcttacgcctccttgcaggcttaccggagacatatgcacactttgtcaccaccatccagcagaaggatgtgctgccctctttctctgaagtgtgctccatactcaagctcgaagacgcaacagccaaggaacgtgcccgcgattcCAGTCCTGCGGCTctacttgttgataatgatactccctacccgccacctggcggcaacaataattcaactaaccgtcgtgataataatcgtggcaggaattctaacaggaacaagggaaaggggaacaaaaacaacaacaaccgcgAGAAATCCAGCCGTGGCGGCGGCGAACAGACCAGCAACGGCCAGTGGCCAACGGGACAGCCACCGGCAGGAGGCTACTACTGGCCTGCCTGGCCGCCCCAGCAGTGGCCAATGCCCCCCTTCCCGTATCCGACGAGACGGTGGCAGCAGCGTCCCACCACACCGCGGCCCGGCAGCGGCATTCTCGGTGCGGGTATACgacctcagcaggcctattccatgcatggtccgacctattctgggtacactccgacagacgtggaggcagccatgcacactctgtccatgcatcaaccggatgataattggtacatggacactggagcgacttcccacatgactgccaactcaggtactctcacgtcttattttaatttgagcaataattctggaatcattgttggtaatggtagcactattccaattcgaggctatggtcatacatccctacccccacctaatcctcaattacgtctccaaaatgtcttgcatgctccaaaactcatcaaaaaccttatttccgtacgtaaattcactaaggacaataatgtttctgttgagtttgatcctcttgggttttctgtgaaggatttaccgatggggagccgcctaatgagatgtgagaacaccggggaattgtatcctatcattgccacaaaatggaccactccaccatccaccttcattgccgcatcacctagcttgtggcattcccgactcggccatccgggaaatgctatctttagttctcttcgtagtaatgccttaattgaatgtaatagggcccgaacttatttttgtacctcttgtcctttggggaaacatgtTAAATTTCCATTTTATGATCCACtgtcatttactactatgccgtttgatatcattcatagtgatttatggacatctcctgttttaagttctaatgggcaccgctattatgttttctttcttgatgattatagtaattttctttggacttttccaatctctaacaagtcccaagtctattccacttttctatcttttaaggcattaatacggactcaattcgaaagagacattaaaaacattcaatgtgataatgggagggagttcgccaatgggcattttcaatctttttacgcctcaaatggtttaaatttccgattttcttgcccccatacctctcctcaaaacggcaaagcggaaagaaaaattaaatccattaacaacatagtgcgcactcttcttgtccactcTTCCGTGccccctctttttggcatcatgctctccaaatggccacatacctccttaatgtacttcccaccaaagtccttgggtataaatcaccaatGCAATTTCTCTATCaacgaaccccctcctattctcatctccggatttttgggtgtctatgctatccacttttcccatttacaactattcataagttacaagcaagatccacccggtgtgtatttttgggctatccgttgaatcatagaggatataaatattatgatttatccaccaacaaaatcatcatctcaaggcatgtcatctttgaggaaactcaatttcccttctccaaattacactcaccaaccccaacttcttatgattttttggaccatgggatttctccataTACCCCGCATTTTCTGTCACAGCCTCCTCCACCCGTTGTTCCCTCGGTCCAGCCCCTCCCCCCACTGCCGAGCAGCCCCTTCCCCCCGCTGctccacccgtgactgcccagcagccctcccccccccccccccactgccCAGCAGTCCAACCCCACGATCACTGCCCCACAGCCCCTACCCCCCACTGCcccacccgtgactgcccagcagcccacccgcatggtcactagaagccaacatgggatttttaagcccaaacaaccgttcaacttaaatacttctagcactctctccatctcgcctatcccacgaaat
Encoded here:
- the LOC132613103 gene encoding uncharacterized protein LOC132613103 gives rise to the protein MLRVRTPKSPKLPKYYHPAKFGKTIIDPNTNDAYLLNEEIGSSLDGFCHVYRASYSKYMAARVIIAILVNSMLFLANSFVQALYFQPPVQMDISSNKTLPDFSKLEPLDGNNFKRWSKKLLIFFEQLEVDYVLFDAPPVDVPNVVTDVSNSSATVVTDDAAKKKFEKDNKTVRGHLLNHMTNPLFDLFVTNKSAKEIWDSLEKKYGVDDAGKKKYVVGRWIKFQMVDNKPIMEQVHEYENLTAAVLTEGMKMCEVCQANVLLEKFPPSWSDYRNQLKHKKKDLTL